In Hymenobacter sublimis, a single genomic region encodes these proteins:
- a CDS encoding DEAD/DEAH box helicase, with the protein MSFDELNLIDPILGALREEGYTTPTPIQQQAIPQVLEGHDLLGIAQTGTGKTAAFTVPILQILHQTAQVERHAPGRIRCLVLTPTRELAIQIGESFAAYGRHLPKLRSTVIFGGVGQHPQVQALKRGVEVLIATPGRLLDLMNQGFIDLRNIEIFVLDEADRMLDMGFIHDIKRILPKLPARRQTLFFSATMPGQIQELANSILRPNPVKVTVTPVSSTADTVTQAVYMVEKNDKPALLEHVLSDKNIRRVLVFTRTKHGADKVVRTLAKAEIPAEAIHGNKSQNHRQRALSNFKAGTTRVLVATDIAARGIDVDELTHVINYEIPNEPETYVHRIGRTGRAGADGTALSFCDDEERAYLQDIQKLIRRQVPVVQSHPYTSSQVAPVPLSGGPAIKRPKGPAGRPPRAPQAGGQNRSEGGGRQQNRGGEQRPRGGNHATGPRPEGTANAGGAGRSGSGQRRFRGNGGGSR; encoded by the coding sequence ATGTCGTTCGACGAACTAAACCTGATTGACCCCATCCTGGGCGCTTTGCGCGAGGAAGGGTACACTACCCCTACCCCTATTCAGCAGCAGGCTATTCCGCAGGTGCTGGAAGGTCACGATCTGCTGGGCATTGCCCAAACCGGTACCGGCAAAACGGCCGCCTTCACCGTTCCCATTCTCCAGATTCTGCACCAAACGGCCCAGGTGGAGCGCCACGCGCCCGGCCGGATTCGTTGCTTGGTGCTGACCCCTACCCGGGAGCTGGCTATTCAGATTGGGGAAAGCTTTGCCGCGTATGGCCGCCACCTGCCTAAATTACGCTCTACGGTTATTTTTGGGGGCGTAGGCCAGCACCCGCAGGTTCAGGCCCTGAAGCGGGGCGTGGAGGTACTCATTGCTACCCCCGGTCGCCTGCTCGACCTGATGAACCAGGGCTTCATCGACCTGCGCAACATTGAAATATTCGTGCTTGATGAGGCGGACCGCATGCTCGACATGGGCTTCATCCATGACATCAAGCGCATCCTGCCCAAGCTGCCGGCCCGCCGCCAAACCCTGTTTTTCTCGGCAACCATGCCTGGCCAAATTCAGGAGCTGGCCAACAGCATCCTGCGGCCTAACCCAGTGAAAGTGACCGTAACGCCCGTTTCCAGCACGGCCGATACAGTAACTCAGGCTGTGTACATGGTCGAGAAGAACGACAAGCCCGCCCTGCTCGAGCATGTGCTATCCGACAAGAACATTCGGCGCGTGCTGGTGTTTACCCGCACCAAGCATGGGGCCGACAAGGTAGTGCGCACGCTAGCCAAAGCCGAAATTCCGGCCGAAGCCATTCACGGTAACAAGTCGCAGAACCACCGCCAGCGGGCCTTGAGCAACTTTAAGGCCGGTACTACCCGCGTGCTGGTTGCCACCGACATTGCGGCCCGGGGCATTGATGTGGACGAGCTGACCCACGTTATCAACTACGAAATTCCGAACGAGCCCGAAACCTACGTGCACCGCATTGGCCGCACCGGCCGCGCCGGCGCCGACGGCACCGCCCTGTCGTTCTGCGACGATGAGGAGCGCGCGTACCTGCAGGATATTCAGAAGCTGATTCGTCGGCAGGTGCCCGTAGTTCAGTCGCACCCTTATACTTCCAGCCAAGTGGCACCGGTTCCGCTTTCCGGCGGTCCGGCCATCAAGCGGCCTAAAGGCCCGGCCGGGCGCCCCCCCCGCGCCCCCCAGGCGGGCGGCCAGAACCGCTCCGAAGGAGGTGGCCGGCAGCAGAACCGCGGCGGCGAGCAGCGCCCACGTGGTGGGAACCACGCAACGGGCCCGCGCCCTGAGGGCACCGCCAATGCTGGCGGTGCCGGCCGGAGCGGTAGCGGTCAGCGCCGCTTCCGGGGCAATGGCGGCGGTAGCCGCTAA
- a CDS encoding NUDIX domain-containing protein has translation MHITDRKIAYDGHYKLSLLQVQDGDNTLRRERFEPGTAVAALVYNTQTHQYILTRQYRIGPEKDIVEVAAGMVDGQEEPAAAIRREIHEELGYEVDYLEQIARLLPSPGTSAEVITVFYAEVSQQTGQGGGLAAENEQIEPVFFRPEELWQTSFEDAKTLVAVQWAQLRKK, from the coding sequence ATGCACATTACCGACCGCAAAATTGCTTACGACGGCCACTACAAGCTTAGCTTGCTGCAGGTGCAGGATGGCGACAACACGTTACGGCGGGAGCGGTTCGAACCCGGCACCGCCGTGGCCGCGCTGGTGTACAACACCCAAACCCACCAGTACATCCTTACCCGCCAGTACCGCATCGGCCCCGAAAAAGACATAGTAGAAGTGGCCGCCGGCATGGTAGACGGGCAGGAAGAACCTGCGGCCGCTATTCGCCGGGAAATTCACGAGGAACTGGGCTACGAAGTAGACTATCTGGAGCAGATTGCCCGCCTGCTGCCCTCGCCCGGAACCAGCGCCGAGGTTATCACCGTCTTTTACGCGGAGGTAAGCCAGCAAACCGGGCAGGGGGGCGGACTGGCAGCAGAAAACGAGCAGATTGAGCCTGTGTTCTTCCGGCCCGAGGAGCTGTGGCAAACCTCATTTGAGGACGCCAAAACGCTAGTGGCCGTGCAGTGGGCCCAGCTACGAAAAAAGTAG